GATGAGGTCCGGGTCTACCTCCGCCTCCGAATCCTCGGGCACGTCGAAGTCCAGGCGCAGGTCGCGCATGCGGATCGTCGCCTTGTGATGAGGCGTCGCCTGGTCGACCAGATCGGTGAGGCGAACGCGCTGCACGCGCGCGCGCAACAGGCCCTCGCTCAGCTCCTCGACGTCGAGCAGACCGGCGACGAGAAACAGCGCGCGCGACGCGAGCTTGTGGCAGTCGCTGAGGCTTTCCCGCACCAGATCGTCGGCATCGGCCAGTTCCTCCATCAACAGCTCGACATTGCCCTGGATCGCCGACAGGGGATTGCGCAGATCGTGCACGACCAGCGCCGCGAGATCCTGCTGCTTTTTGTGTAGCTCGCGCAGTCGCGCGTTCGCGGCGACCAGGTCGGCGTGCTGGCGCCGGCGCGCGAGCAGCGCTCGCACGCGGGCCTCCAGTTCGACGACGTGGACCGGTTTGGTGAGCACGTCGTCGCAACCGCCGGTGAGCGCGCGCACCCGCTCGTCGACGTCGTGCGCGCCGGTGACCGCGAGCACCGGCAGAAACGGCTCGTCCTCGGCGCGCCGCTTGAGTGCGGCCGCCAAGTCGACGCCGTCGATGTCCGGCAAGCGCACGTCGA
This region of Deltaproteobacteria bacterium genomic DNA includes:
- a CDS encoding response regulator; the protein is MERTGVDTILIVDDDRDLVRLLASALADRGYRCVTAERGGDALTDSGAAIDLAIVDVRLPDIDGVDLAAALKRRAEDEPFLPVLAVTGAHDVDERVRALTGGCDDVLTKPVHVVELEARVRALLARRRQHADLVAANARLRELHKKQQDLAALVVHDLRNPLSAIQGNVELLMEELADADDLVRESLSDCHKLASRALFLVAGLLDVEELSEGLLRARVQRVRLTDLVDQATPHHKATIRMRDLRLDFDVPEDSEAEVDPDLIGRLIENLLDNAVRYAPRGGRVAVAAALEDGELVVRVGNDGPPVPDTERERIFDRYYRLEARRAGARANRGLGLYFCKLVADAHGGSIDVVETPDLPACFLLRIPQPPRLPAE